One genomic segment of Burkholderia multivorans ATCC BAA-247 includes these proteins:
- a CDS encoding DeoR/GlpR family DNA-binding transcription regulator — protein sequence MLAEQRHQYILSELGRSGALSVAELVRSLDVSRETVRRDLNALAARGLLVMTHGGALAADRREPSLSEREAANADAKRTIGRRAAEFVPDGASVLIDSGSTPHAVALALADRHRLSVYTNDWRTALVLARRNGNRVTLLGGELSDDEDATFGLDTIQQLAQYHVDFAFVGAGGITADGDCTDYSRLAAEVRSRMIAAAGTAIIVADHSKFGRVTPVRINGTSAARYLVTERAPDRAVRRALTARGIELVLCG from the coding sequence TGCTCGCGGAACAACGTCATCAGTACATCCTGTCGGAACTCGGTCGATCGGGCGCGCTGTCGGTCGCGGAACTCGTGCGCTCGCTCGACGTGTCGCGCGAGACCGTGCGGCGCGATCTGAACGCGCTCGCCGCGCGCGGCTTGCTCGTGATGACGCACGGCGGCGCGCTGGCGGCCGACCGGCGCGAGCCGAGCCTGTCCGAGCGCGAGGCGGCGAACGCCGACGCGAAGCGCACGATCGGCCGGCGTGCGGCCGAGTTCGTGCCGGACGGCGCATCGGTGCTGATCGACTCCGGCAGTACGCCGCACGCGGTCGCGCTCGCGCTCGCCGACCGGCATCGGCTGTCGGTCTACACGAACGACTGGCGCACCGCGCTCGTACTCGCGCGGCGCAACGGCAATCGCGTGACGCTGCTCGGCGGCGAGCTGTCCGACGACGAGGACGCGACGTTCGGCCTCGACACGATCCAGCAGCTTGCGCAATACCACGTCGATTTCGCGTTCGTCGGCGCGGGCGGCATCACGGCCGACGGTGACTGCACCGACTACTCGCGGCTCGCGGCCGAGGTGCGCAGCCGGATGATCGCGGCCGCCGGCACCGCGATCATCGTCGCCGATCATTCGAAGTTCGGCCGCGTGACGCCGGTGCGCATCAACGGCACGTCGGCCGCGCGCTATCTGGTGACCGAGCGCGCGCCCGACCGCGCCGTACGTCGCGCGCTGACCGCACGCGGCATCGAACTCGTGCTCTGCGGCTGA